One Punica granatum isolate Tunisia-2019 chromosome 3, ASM765513v2, whole genome shotgun sequence genomic window carries:
- the LOC116199528 gene encoding probable LRR receptor-like serine/threonine-protein kinase At5g63710 isoform X1, translating to MVESELLRRGNMLRAKMMGNFHGHRIHLNLITSWLIILVFLSYSSNAPDVEGEALVDFLRVLNDSNHLINDWNDNFVSPCFSWSHVTCRDGINVVALALESKGFSGTLSPAITKLKYLVSLELQNNDLTGELPDFLGTMEQLEVLNLANNKFSGTIPSSWGRLSNLRHLILSGNHLSGSIPDTIANITVLKELDLSSNDLTGRVPSALFSLAIFNFTGTHVLCGSNLTQPCVSKSPVPAVSSKKLKLGVITGVSCGVFVLLTGALLGYRFLQFHKQNCDVFVDVAGDDVGKISFSQVRRFSWREIQLATDNFSESNIIGQGGFGKVYRGVLSDNTMIAVKRLTDYYSPGGEAAFCREVELISVAVHKNLLRLIGFCTTFSERMLIYPYMKNLSVAYHLRDLKPGEKGLDWPTRKRIAFCAACGLEYLHEHCNPKIIHRDLKAANILLDDNFEPVVGDFGLAKIVDAKLTHVTTQVRGTMGHIAPEYLSTGKSSEKTDVFGYGITLLELVTGQRAIDFSRLEEEEDVLLLDHIKKLLREDRLKDIVDQNLAVYDLKEVETIVQVAFLCTQSSPDERPSMTDVVNMLQGVGLSERWAQWEQHEEERNKQYSYMSHHFAWVEETTQLEAIQLSKAR from the exons AGTTATTGAGGAGAGGCAATATGTTACGAGCCAAAATGATGGGAAACTTCCACGGTCATAGGATTCATCTTAATCTGATTACTTCCTGGCTCATCATTCTCGTGTTCTTGAGCTATTCATCCAATGCACCTGATGTCGAAG GTGAAGCTTTGGTCGATTTCCTGAGGGTCCTTAATGATTCCAATCATCTTATTAACGATTGGAACGATAACTTTGTGAGCCCGTGCTTTAGTTGGTCCCATGTCACCTGCAGAGATGGGATTAATGTTGTAGCCCT GGCCCTGGAATCGAAAGGATTTTCAGGAACGCTTTCTCCTGCAATCACCAAATTAAAGTACCTAGTCAGCTT GGAATTGCAGAACAATGATCTAACAGGTGAACTACCTGATTTTCTCGGAACTATGGAGCAGTTAGAAGTTCTGAATCTCGCGAATAATAAGTTCAGTGGCACTATACCATCTTCGTGGGGTCGACTGTCCAATTTAAGGCATCT TATACTGAGTGGAAATCACCTATCTGGGTCCATTCCCGACACAATAGCGAACATTACAGTACTGAAAGAATT GGACCTTTCATCCAATGACTTGACGGGAAGAGTTCCAAGCGCACTCTTTTCATTGGCAATTTTCAA TTTCACAGGAACTCATGTTCTATGTGGCTCAAACTTGACTCAACCTTGTGTATCGAAATCACCAGTTCCAG CAGTGTCATCAAAGAAGCTGAAACTTGGGGTCATAACTGGTGTAAGTTGCGGTGTTTTCGTTCTGTTGACTGGGGCTCTCTTAGGGTACCGATTCCTCCAGTTTCACAAACAGAATTGCGATGTGTTCGTTGACGTTGCAG GCGATGATGTTGGGAAAATCTCTTTTTCCCAAGTGAGAAGATTCTCATGGCGGGAAATACAACTTGCTACCGACAATTTCAGTGAGAGCAACATAATTGGGCAGGGTGGCTTTGGCAAGGTTTACAGGGGTGTCCTTTCAGACAACACAATGATCGCTGTCAAACGACTAACTGACTACTACAGTCCTGGGGGGGAAGCCGCCTTCTGTAGGGAAGTAGAACTCATTAGCGTTGCTGTTCACAAGAACCTCCTTCGACTGATTGGATTCTGTACAACCTTTTCGGAGCGAATGCTGATATACCCGTATATGAAGAACCTTAGTGTCGCATACCACTTGAGAG ATCTGAAACCTGGGGAGAAGGGCTTGGATTGGCCAACAAGGAAACGCATAGCATTCTGTGCAGCTTGCGGATTGGAGTACCTGCACGAGCATTGTAACCCCAAGATTATACATCGGGATCTAAAGGCCGCTAACATCCTCCTGGATGATAATTTCGAGCCTGTCGTTGGCGACTTCGGGCTAGCAAAGATCGTCGATGCAAAGCTCACTCATGTCACCACGCAAGTAAGAGGCACCATGGGCCACATTGCGCCAGAGTATCTGTCTACAGGTAAATCATCAGAAAAGACCGATGTCTTTGGCTATGGCATAACACTTCTCGAACTTGTGACTGGTCAGCGGGCTATCGACTTCTCCCGGctcgaggaggaggaggatgttCTGTTGCTTGACCAT ATCAAGAAGCTGTTGAGAGAAGACAGGCTCAAAGATATAGTGGACCAGAACCTGGCGGTGTACGACCTCAAAGAAGTTGAGACCATCGTGCAGGTTGCATTTCTCTGCACCCAGAGCTCGCCTGATGAACGGCCAAGTATGACGGATGTGGTCAACATGCTGCAAGGAGTCGGTTTGTCAGAGAGATGGGCGCAGTGGGAGCAGCATGAGGAAGAAAGGAATAAGCAGTACTCATACATGTCTCACCATTTTGCCTGGGTCGAAGAGACCACGCAGCTCGAAGCAATACAGCTATCCAAGGCCAGATAA
- the LOC116199528 gene encoding probable LRR receptor-like serine/threonine-protein kinase At5g63710 isoform X3 — protein sequence MVESELLRRGNMLRAKMMGNFHGHRIHLNLITSWLIILVFLSYSSNAPDVEGEALVDFLRVLNDSNHLINDWNDNFVSPCFSWSHVTCRDGINVVALALESKGFSGTLSPAITKLKYLVSLELQNNDLTGELPDFLGTMEQLEVLNLANNKFSGTIPSSWGRLSNLRHLILSGNHLSGSIPDTIANITVLKELDLSSNDLTGRVPSALFSLAIFNFTGTHVLCGSNLTQPCVSKSPVPGYRFLQFHKQNCDVFVDVAGDDVGKISFSQVRRFSWREIQLATDNFSESNIIGQGGFGKVYRGVLSDNTMIAVKRLTDYYSPGGEAAFCREVELISVAVHKNLLRLIGFCTTFSERMLIYPYMKNLSVAYHLRDLKPGEKGLDWPTRKRIAFCAACGLEYLHEHCNPKIIHRDLKAANILLDDNFEPVVGDFGLAKIVDAKLTHVTTQVRGTMGHIAPEYLSTGKSSEKTDVFGYGITLLELVTGQRAIDFSRLEEEEDVLLLDHIKKLLREDRLKDIVDQNLAVYDLKEVETIVQVAFLCTQSSPDERPSMTDVVNMLQGVGLSERWAQWEQHEEERNKQYSYMSHHFAWVEETTQLEAIQLSKAR from the exons AGTTATTGAGGAGAGGCAATATGTTACGAGCCAAAATGATGGGAAACTTCCACGGTCATAGGATTCATCTTAATCTGATTACTTCCTGGCTCATCATTCTCGTGTTCTTGAGCTATTCATCCAATGCACCTGATGTCGAAG GTGAAGCTTTGGTCGATTTCCTGAGGGTCCTTAATGATTCCAATCATCTTATTAACGATTGGAACGATAACTTTGTGAGCCCGTGCTTTAGTTGGTCCCATGTCACCTGCAGAGATGGGATTAATGTTGTAGCCCT GGCCCTGGAATCGAAAGGATTTTCAGGAACGCTTTCTCCTGCAATCACCAAATTAAAGTACCTAGTCAGCTT GGAATTGCAGAACAATGATCTAACAGGTGAACTACCTGATTTTCTCGGAACTATGGAGCAGTTAGAAGTTCTGAATCTCGCGAATAATAAGTTCAGTGGCACTATACCATCTTCGTGGGGTCGACTGTCCAATTTAAGGCATCT TATACTGAGTGGAAATCACCTATCTGGGTCCATTCCCGACACAATAGCGAACATTACAGTACTGAAAGAATT GGACCTTTCATCCAATGACTTGACGGGAAGAGTTCCAAGCGCACTCTTTTCATTGGCAATTTTCAA TTTCACAGGAACTCATGTTCTATGTGGCTCAAACTTGACTCAACCTTGTGTATCGAAATCACCAGTTCCAG GGTACCGATTCCTCCAGTTTCACAAACAGAATTGCGATGTGTTCGTTGACGTTGCAG GCGATGATGTTGGGAAAATCTCTTTTTCCCAAGTGAGAAGATTCTCATGGCGGGAAATACAACTTGCTACCGACAATTTCAGTGAGAGCAACATAATTGGGCAGGGTGGCTTTGGCAAGGTTTACAGGGGTGTCCTTTCAGACAACACAATGATCGCTGTCAAACGACTAACTGACTACTACAGTCCTGGGGGGGAAGCCGCCTTCTGTAGGGAAGTAGAACTCATTAGCGTTGCTGTTCACAAGAACCTCCTTCGACTGATTGGATTCTGTACAACCTTTTCGGAGCGAATGCTGATATACCCGTATATGAAGAACCTTAGTGTCGCATACCACTTGAGAG ATCTGAAACCTGGGGAGAAGGGCTTGGATTGGCCAACAAGGAAACGCATAGCATTCTGTGCAGCTTGCGGATTGGAGTACCTGCACGAGCATTGTAACCCCAAGATTATACATCGGGATCTAAAGGCCGCTAACATCCTCCTGGATGATAATTTCGAGCCTGTCGTTGGCGACTTCGGGCTAGCAAAGATCGTCGATGCAAAGCTCACTCATGTCACCACGCAAGTAAGAGGCACCATGGGCCACATTGCGCCAGAGTATCTGTCTACAGGTAAATCATCAGAAAAGACCGATGTCTTTGGCTATGGCATAACACTTCTCGAACTTGTGACTGGTCAGCGGGCTATCGACTTCTCCCGGctcgaggaggaggaggatgttCTGTTGCTTGACCAT ATCAAGAAGCTGTTGAGAGAAGACAGGCTCAAAGATATAGTGGACCAGAACCTGGCGGTGTACGACCTCAAAGAAGTTGAGACCATCGTGCAGGTTGCATTTCTCTGCACCCAGAGCTCGCCTGATGAACGGCCAAGTATGACGGATGTGGTCAACATGCTGCAAGGAGTCGGTTTGTCAGAGAGATGGGCGCAGTGGGAGCAGCATGAGGAAGAAAGGAATAAGCAGTACTCATACATGTCTCACCATTTTGCCTGGGTCGAAGAGACCACGCAGCTCGAAGCAATACAGCTATCCAAGGCCAGATAA
- the LOC116199528 gene encoding probable LRR receptor-like serine/threonine-protein kinase At5g63710 isoform X4 codes for MVESELLRRGNMLRAKMMGNFHGHRIHLNLITSWLIILVFLSYSSNAPDVEGEALVDFLRVLNDSNHLINDWNDNFVSPCFSWSHVTCRDGINVVALALESKGFSGTLSPAITKLKYLVSLELQNNDLTGELPDFLGTMEQLEVLNLANNKFSGTIPSSWGRLSNLRHLILSGNHLSGSIPDTIANITVLKELDLSSNDLTGRVPSALFSLAIFNFTGTHVLCGSNLTQPCVSKSPVPGDDVGKISFSQVRRFSWREIQLATDNFSESNIIGQGGFGKVYRGVLSDNTMIAVKRLTDYYSPGGEAAFCREVELISVAVHKNLLRLIGFCTTFSERMLIYPYMKNLSVAYHLRDLKPGEKGLDWPTRKRIAFCAACGLEYLHEHCNPKIIHRDLKAANILLDDNFEPVVGDFGLAKIVDAKLTHVTTQVRGTMGHIAPEYLSTGKSSEKTDVFGYGITLLELVTGQRAIDFSRLEEEEDVLLLDHIKKLLREDRLKDIVDQNLAVYDLKEVETIVQVAFLCTQSSPDERPSMTDVVNMLQGVGLSERWAQWEQHEEERNKQYSYMSHHFAWVEETTQLEAIQLSKAR; via the exons AGTTATTGAGGAGAGGCAATATGTTACGAGCCAAAATGATGGGAAACTTCCACGGTCATAGGATTCATCTTAATCTGATTACTTCCTGGCTCATCATTCTCGTGTTCTTGAGCTATTCATCCAATGCACCTGATGTCGAAG GTGAAGCTTTGGTCGATTTCCTGAGGGTCCTTAATGATTCCAATCATCTTATTAACGATTGGAACGATAACTTTGTGAGCCCGTGCTTTAGTTGGTCCCATGTCACCTGCAGAGATGGGATTAATGTTGTAGCCCT GGCCCTGGAATCGAAAGGATTTTCAGGAACGCTTTCTCCTGCAATCACCAAATTAAAGTACCTAGTCAGCTT GGAATTGCAGAACAATGATCTAACAGGTGAACTACCTGATTTTCTCGGAACTATGGAGCAGTTAGAAGTTCTGAATCTCGCGAATAATAAGTTCAGTGGCACTATACCATCTTCGTGGGGTCGACTGTCCAATTTAAGGCATCT TATACTGAGTGGAAATCACCTATCTGGGTCCATTCCCGACACAATAGCGAACATTACAGTACTGAAAGAATT GGACCTTTCATCCAATGACTTGACGGGAAGAGTTCCAAGCGCACTCTTTTCATTGGCAATTTTCAA TTTCACAGGAACTCATGTTCTATGTGGCTCAAACTTGACTCAACCTTGTGTATCGAAATCACCAGTTCCAG GCGATGATGTTGGGAAAATCTCTTTTTCCCAAGTGAGAAGATTCTCATGGCGGGAAATACAACTTGCTACCGACAATTTCAGTGAGAGCAACATAATTGGGCAGGGTGGCTTTGGCAAGGTTTACAGGGGTGTCCTTTCAGACAACACAATGATCGCTGTCAAACGACTAACTGACTACTACAGTCCTGGGGGGGAAGCCGCCTTCTGTAGGGAAGTAGAACTCATTAGCGTTGCTGTTCACAAGAACCTCCTTCGACTGATTGGATTCTGTACAACCTTTTCGGAGCGAATGCTGATATACCCGTATATGAAGAACCTTAGTGTCGCATACCACTTGAGAG ATCTGAAACCTGGGGAGAAGGGCTTGGATTGGCCAACAAGGAAACGCATAGCATTCTGTGCAGCTTGCGGATTGGAGTACCTGCACGAGCATTGTAACCCCAAGATTATACATCGGGATCTAAAGGCCGCTAACATCCTCCTGGATGATAATTTCGAGCCTGTCGTTGGCGACTTCGGGCTAGCAAAGATCGTCGATGCAAAGCTCACTCATGTCACCACGCAAGTAAGAGGCACCATGGGCCACATTGCGCCAGAGTATCTGTCTACAGGTAAATCATCAGAAAAGACCGATGTCTTTGGCTATGGCATAACACTTCTCGAACTTGTGACTGGTCAGCGGGCTATCGACTTCTCCCGGctcgaggaggaggaggatgttCTGTTGCTTGACCAT ATCAAGAAGCTGTTGAGAGAAGACAGGCTCAAAGATATAGTGGACCAGAACCTGGCGGTGTACGACCTCAAAGAAGTTGAGACCATCGTGCAGGTTGCATTTCTCTGCACCCAGAGCTCGCCTGATGAACGGCCAAGTATGACGGATGTGGTCAACATGCTGCAAGGAGTCGGTTTGTCAGAGAGATGGGCGCAGTGGGAGCAGCATGAGGAAGAAAGGAATAAGCAGTACTCATACATGTCTCACCATTTTGCCTGGGTCGAAGAGACCACGCAGCTCGAAGCAATACAGCTATCCAAGGCCAGATAA
- the LOC116199528 gene encoding probable LRR receptor-like serine/threonine-protein kinase At5g63710 isoform X2, with protein sequence MVESELLRRGNMLRAKMMGNFHGHRIHLNLITSWLIILVFLSYSSNAPDVEGEALVDFLRVLNDSNHLINDWNDNFVSPCFSWSHVTCRDGINVVALALESKGFSGTLSPAITKLKYLVSLELQNNDLTGELPDFLGTMEQLEVLNLANNKFSGTIPSSWGRLSNLRHLILSGNHLSGSIPDTIANITVLKELDLSSNDLTGRVPSALFSLAIFNFTGTHVLCGSNLTQPCVSKSPVPVSSKKLKLGVITGVSCGVFVLLTGALLGYRFLQFHKQNCDVFVDVAGDDVGKISFSQVRRFSWREIQLATDNFSESNIIGQGGFGKVYRGVLSDNTMIAVKRLTDYYSPGGEAAFCREVELISVAVHKNLLRLIGFCTTFSERMLIYPYMKNLSVAYHLRDLKPGEKGLDWPTRKRIAFCAACGLEYLHEHCNPKIIHRDLKAANILLDDNFEPVVGDFGLAKIVDAKLTHVTTQVRGTMGHIAPEYLSTGKSSEKTDVFGYGITLLELVTGQRAIDFSRLEEEEDVLLLDHIKKLLREDRLKDIVDQNLAVYDLKEVETIVQVAFLCTQSSPDERPSMTDVVNMLQGVGLSERWAQWEQHEEERNKQYSYMSHHFAWVEETTQLEAIQLSKAR encoded by the exons AGTTATTGAGGAGAGGCAATATGTTACGAGCCAAAATGATGGGAAACTTCCACGGTCATAGGATTCATCTTAATCTGATTACTTCCTGGCTCATCATTCTCGTGTTCTTGAGCTATTCATCCAATGCACCTGATGTCGAAG GTGAAGCTTTGGTCGATTTCCTGAGGGTCCTTAATGATTCCAATCATCTTATTAACGATTGGAACGATAACTTTGTGAGCCCGTGCTTTAGTTGGTCCCATGTCACCTGCAGAGATGGGATTAATGTTGTAGCCCT GGCCCTGGAATCGAAAGGATTTTCAGGAACGCTTTCTCCTGCAATCACCAAATTAAAGTACCTAGTCAGCTT GGAATTGCAGAACAATGATCTAACAGGTGAACTACCTGATTTTCTCGGAACTATGGAGCAGTTAGAAGTTCTGAATCTCGCGAATAATAAGTTCAGTGGCACTATACCATCTTCGTGGGGTCGACTGTCCAATTTAAGGCATCT TATACTGAGTGGAAATCACCTATCTGGGTCCATTCCCGACACAATAGCGAACATTACAGTACTGAAAGAATT GGACCTTTCATCCAATGACTTGACGGGAAGAGTTCCAAGCGCACTCTTTTCATTGGCAATTTTCAA TTTCACAGGAACTCATGTTCTATGTGGCTCAAACTTGACTCAACCTTGTGTATCGAAATCACCAGTTCCAG TGTCATCAAAGAAGCTGAAACTTGGGGTCATAACTGGTGTAAGTTGCGGTGTTTTCGTTCTGTTGACTGGGGCTCTCTTAGGGTACCGATTCCTCCAGTTTCACAAACAGAATTGCGATGTGTTCGTTGACGTTGCAG GCGATGATGTTGGGAAAATCTCTTTTTCCCAAGTGAGAAGATTCTCATGGCGGGAAATACAACTTGCTACCGACAATTTCAGTGAGAGCAACATAATTGGGCAGGGTGGCTTTGGCAAGGTTTACAGGGGTGTCCTTTCAGACAACACAATGATCGCTGTCAAACGACTAACTGACTACTACAGTCCTGGGGGGGAAGCCGCCTTCTGTAGGGAAGTAGAACTCATTAGCGTTGCTGTTCACAAGAACCTCCTTCGACTGATTGGATTCTGTACAACCTTTTCGGAGCGAATGCTGATATACCCGTATATGAAGAACCTTAGTGTCGCATACCACTTGAGAG ATCTGAAACCTGGGGAGAAGGGCTTGGATTGGCCAACAAGGAAACGCATAGCATTCTGTGCAGCTTGCGGATTGGAGTACCTGCACGAGCATTGTAACCCCAAGATTATACATCGGGATCTAAAGGCCGCTAACATCCTCCTGGATGATAATTTCGAGCCTGTCGTTGGCGACTTCGGGCTAGCAAAGATCGTCGATGCAAAGCTCACTCATGTCACCACGCAAGTAAGAGGCACCATGGGCCACATTGCGCCAGAGTATCTGTCTACAGGTAAATCATCAGAAAAGACCGATGTCTTTGGCTATGGCATAACACTTCTCGAACTTGTGACTGGTCAGCGGGCTATCGACTTCTCCCGGctcgaggaggaggaggatgttCTGTTGCTTGACCAT ATCAAGAAGCTGTTGAGAGAAGACAGGCTCAAAGATATAGTGGACCAGAACCTGGCGGTGTACGACCTCAAAGAAGTTGAGACCATCGTGCAGGTTGCATTTCTCTGCACCCAGAGCTCGCCTGATGAACGGCCAAGTATGACGGATGTGGTCAACATGCTGCAAGGAGTCGGTTTGTCAGAGAGATGGGCGCAGTGGGAGCAGCATGAGGAAGAAAGGAATAAGCAGTACTCATACATGTCTCACCATTTTGCCTGGGTCGAAGAGACCACGCAGCTCGAAGCAATACAGCTATCCAAGGCCAGATAA